A portion of the Magnolia sinica isolate HGM2019 chromosome 17, MsV1, whole genome shotgun sequence genome contains these proteins:
- the LOC131231354 gene encoding protein FANTASTIC FOUR 3-like: MSSTVCQGLQSCLEPGLIEQGAQALRLVFPKPHLFKRTESQALSHSDTPEQQCNNKDTYQKDLGTFISVQSLAATSTKECYYQHPLCRSSISVLREKSLLLCTENLGCETGTDFITTQFSPHSSSSGASEIKSPRVRERVKSHHISIQKKEAKFESFPPPLTSITGQACIHMRSHREGGRLVLKAIMLPSIHTFFQAERIDGCLRLRLLNKSSPCLDAGQVGVTDEKGNVAMEAEEEKKEILVTVCLEKRRNGEECMNGYGNDNMDEMGMGKYQRQGRCKEGGHGDKGLLNWEAFWVASS; this comes from the coding sequence ATGTCTTCCACAGTGTGTCAAGGGCTCCAGTCATGCCTCGAGCCTGGACTCATCGAACAAGGTGCCCAGGCCCTGAGGCTGGTTTTCCCCAAGCCCCATCTGTTCAAGAGGACGGAATCCCAGGCCTTGTCACATTCTGACACACCTGAGCAGCAATGCAATAATAAGGACACTTACCAAAAGGATCTAGGTACTTTCATCTCTGTTCAATCACTTGCCGCGACTTCGACCAAAGAGTGCTACTACCAACATCCCTTATGCAGAAGCTCCATTTCCGTTTTAAGGGAAAAGAGCCTACTGTTGTGCACTGAGAATTTGGGCTGCGAGACCGGCACAGATTTCATAACTACTCAATTTTCTCCTCATTCTTCTAGTTCTGGTGCATCGGAGATTAagtctcctagggttagagagaGAGTCAAATCACACCATATTTCAATACAGAAGAAAGAGGCAAAGTTTGAATCTTTTCCACCTCCGTTGACATCCATTACTGGTCAAGCTTGCATACATATGAGGTCCCACCGAGAAGGCGGAAGATTGGTACTAAAAGCAATCATGCTTCCTTCCATACACACTTTCTTTCAAGCTGAAAGGATTGACGGCTGTCTTAGACTCCGCCTTCTCAACAAAAGTTCTCCATGCTTAGATGCTGGACAAGTAGGCGTGACAGATGAAAAAGGAAACGTGGCAATGGAagctgaagaagaaaaaaaagaaatactcGTCACGGTATGCTTAGAAAAGAGGAGAAATGGCGAGGAGTGCATGAATGGGTATGGAAATGACAATATGGATGAAATGGGAATGGGAAAGTATCAAAGGCAAGGAAGGTGCAAGGAAGGTGGGCATGGTGACAAGGGTCTGTTGAATTGGGAGGCTTTTTGGGTAGCTAGTTCTTAA